The Haloprofundus salinisoli region CGACAGTAGGATACAGTTCCGAACGGATGTCAGTTCGGGGCAACCAGTAGCCACCGTACAACAGGATGAGACCGGGGATACCGACTAGAATACCGAGTACGAGCCAGAGTTCGGACGATGCATCGTCGACAACGGGGAGGAACGGATAGCTGACTACGAGTGCGACGAAAATCCCACCGATTGCTACGATAAATTTCCGTCCGGAAACGTCAGAAGGGGTCCACTCCCTAAAACGCATTACCCGTAATCCAGGGAGAGACTCATATAGTGTTATGGGATTCGATGGGATAATCTCTTTTTCTTTCGTTATCTAAATTTGATTTACTCACTTCTGAAGAGGATATTAATTTTCCAGTCGTAATGCAGTTTGTAGCGCGGGTTTACCGCGTTATCTCTTCGAATCTGCGTCCTCGTCGACGTAGACTACGCCACCGCTACTGACGGTCACCTCATAGCCGTTGTAGGTAAACTGGATCTGGAGAGAAGGGTTGCTACGTTCAGTTGCTTCGACGAGAGCGTTCAGGGCTTCAGGATCAACGGTCTCATAGAGCGGATCGAGTTCCGTCTGATCGGCTTCTTCGAGAGCAGCAATCCTCTCAACGATTGCTTGGCTTGGTGCGACAGTCTCCAGTTTCGTATTCATGTCGGGGGTCACGCTCATTGCTTCAATAACTAGAGAGACCCTTTCTTCTACTAAATATTCGAGGGAATATCTATTTCCAAACTCATCTAGAGTAACATATAAAACTATAGGGACGAAAATTTAATCGGTTCTTGCGCAAAGAACCCAAAACACGGATAGTTCTGAACTAGTGTTGTCGGTGCTCTAGAAGTCGTCGATCGGAGCGATGTCTCCGTTTCTGCTGAGCGTTTCACGGACCTCGTCGTCGCCCTTCGGTCGGTGGCTGACGATCCGCTCAAGTAACCCGTGACGATTTCCATAGGTATCCTCCTGTTGAGCGGGCACGGTTGCTCGCATCACAGCATCTCCGGCTGTTCACTCGGGCGGTCCATCTGGACTCGGTCACCGGTATCGAGGTTGAGGAGCACGCGTGTACAGTCGCGGTCCTCGACGATCGTCCCGCGGATGGTGCCGCGGTGGACATCGACGGATTCGTCGGTGTACTCGACCTCCCTCCCGGCGAGGCCGAGGTCGTCTGGTATCTCGTTCGTCGTCTTCGTCGTCTTCTCCGCACCGATCTCACCGAGCGCGTCGAGCTGCTCGATTAGCCGTTCGTTCTCGGCTTCGAGTTCCTCAATGCGGTTGTACATCGTAGTCGCGGCTCATGTGGAACACTCCGCTGCTTCCGTGGAAGAGTGAGCGGTTGCTGGAGGATGTTCTGCGGCAAAGCTAAGATGGGGAAATACGCTGATTTCGGCCGTGTGAGGGCTCAGATGTCCGGCCTTATCGTCCGAACATCTGGCGCATCATCGGATGCATCTCCATGAGCTGCTCCTCGGCAATCTCCTCGTACAGTTTGTACGTGATAGAGACCGTCAGCAGCAGACCCGTCCCGGAGACCTGACCGATAGTGCCGAGCATGTTCGCCATGACGGCGAGCAGGCCGACGAGCGCGCCGCCGATGACCGTCACCTGCGGGATGTAGCGCTCCATCACCTTCTCAATGACCTGCGGGTTCCGCCGGAAGCCCGGAATCTGCATCCCGGAGTTCTGAATCTGTCGCGCCGTCGATTCCGGCCCCATCCCGGTCGTCTCGACCCAGAAGATGGCGAATATCGCGCCGCCGATGACCATGAACGTCAGGTCGATGGCGACCCGGATGAAGATCTGCCACGGCTCCGCCGCCGTCCCTGCGAGGAACCAGAGCCAGTCCTGCGGGGCC contains the following coding sequences:
- a CDS encoding HalOD1 output domain-containing protein, translated to MNTKLETVAPSQAIVERIAALEEADQTELDPLYETVDPEALNALVEATERSNPSLQIQFTYNGYEVTVSSGGVVYVDEDADSKR